A DNA window from Caretta caretta isolate rCarCar2 chromosome 7, rCarCar1.hap1, whole genome shotgun sequence contains the following coding sequences:
- the OMD gene encoding osteomodulin, with protein MGFLCQLSIIPLLFGAMVFCQHESYDFEDEYDQEPDDEYPPIFHFNPSVEYVVPHFPTPAKCAQECFCPPTFPLSMYCDHRKLKMIPHIPSHIQQLYLQHNDIKAVTAESFVNATALREINLSHNKIKSHMIDHGVFAKLSNLVQLHLEHNKLDEFPFPLPSSLERLFLSFNEISRLPGNALQGLVNVTILDLCNNYLDDSLLKGKYFSNLKNLLQINLCNNRLQTMPPDLPFSLIYLSLENNSISYIPENYFNRLPKITALRMSHNNLQEVPYNVFNLSNLVELNVGHNKLKQAFYIPRSLQHLYIEDNDIEFVNITLMCPSIDPRNINHLTYIRMDQNKLTAPISTYAFFCFPHIRIIYYGEQKGSVSQSTQLRTPVVRRFLTPEEYDEAEDGHETEDGHEEGEREDDYFHPYF; from the exons atggggTTTCTATGTCAACTATCAATTATCCCTCTTCTATTTGGAGCTATGGTCTTTTGTCAGCATGAAAGTTATGATTTTGAGGATGAATATGACCAAGAGCCAGATGATGAATACCCacctatttttcattttaatcctAGTGTAGAATATGTAGTTCCTCATTTTCCTACTCCAGCCAAATGTGCTCAAGAATGCTTTTGCCCACCAACTTTTCCATTATCAATGTACTGTGACCATCGAAAACTTAAGATGATACCACATATTCCTTCCCACATCCAACAACTCTATCTTCAGCATAATGACATCAAAGCTGTAACTGCAGAATCTTTTGTTAATGCCACTGCCTTGAGAGAAATTAACCTTAGCCATAACAAAATTAAATCTCATATGATTGACCATGGTGTTTTTGCCAAACTTTCAAATCTTGTGCAACTTCACTTAGAACACAATAAATTGGATGAATTTCCATTTCCTCTTCCCAGCTCTCTAGAACGACTCTTTCTCAGTTTCAATGAGATTTCCAGATTACCTGGAAATGCCCTGCAAGGGTTAGTAAATGTGACCATACTTGATCTCTGCAATAACTACCTTGATGACTCCCTACTCAAAGGaaaatacttttcaaatctgAAAAATCTATTGCAGATCAACCTATGCAACAACAGGTTACAGACTATGCCTCCTGATCTCCCATTTTCACTTATATATCTCTCCCTCGAAAATAACTCAATTTCTTACATTCCAGAAAACTATTTCAATAGACTTCCAAAAATAACTGCTCTAAGAATGTCACACAACAACCTGCAGGAAGTCCCATATaatgtttttaacctttccaacCTTGTAGAACTCAATGTTGGACACAACAAGCTGAAGCAAGCATTCTATATTCCAAGAAGTCTACAGCATTTGTATATTGAAGACAATGACATTGAAT TTGTAAATATTACTCTGATGTGTCCTTCAATTGATCCAAGGAATATCAATCATTTAACCTATATTCGGATGGACCAAAATAAGCTTACAGCTCCAATAAGCACATATGCATTCTTCTGCTTTCCCCACATACGCATTATTTATTATGGTGAACAAAAAGGAAGTGTCAGCCAATCAACACAACTGAGAACTCCAGTTGTCCGCAGATTTTTAACACCAGAAGAATATGATGAAGCAGAAGATGGTCACGAAACGGAAGATGGTCAtgaagaaggagaaagagaagatGACTACTTTCATCCTTACTTTTAA